One stretch of Narcine bancroftii isolate sNarBan1 chromosome 8, sNarBan1.hap1, whole genome shotgun sequence DNA includes these proteins:
- the syf2 gene encoding pre-mRNA-splicing factor syf2 isoform X2 encodes MAEFCETQLLDAPCTNAEGETSAAQKREERLKKFRDLHLKRNESRKLNHQAVAEEDRILKLPANWESKRARLEWELKVEEKKKECLEKGEDYERVKLLEIGAEDAERWERKKKKKNADPGFSDFAAAQFRQYQRLVKQIKPDMEQYKKQKNDTGEEFYATANSLLHGTHVPTKEGVDRLVADVDKQIEKRAKYSRRRRYNDDADIDYINERNANFNKKAERFYGKYTAEIKQNLERGTAV; translated from the exons ATGGCGGAGTTCTGTGAG ACACAGTTGCTGGATGCCCCTTGTACCAATGCAGAGGGTGAGACCTCAGCTGCACAGAAACGGGAAGAAAGACTGAAGAAGTTCCGTGATCTCCATCTTAAACGA AATGAATCTCGGAAATTGAATCACCAGGCAGTGGCAGAAGAGGACAGAATTTTGAAGCTACCAGCTAACTGGGAGTCCAAAAGAGCACGATTAGAATGGGAGCTGaaggtggaagagaaaaaaaag GAGTGTCTAGAAAAGGGAGAAGATTATGAACGAGTTAAGCTGTTAGAAATTGGTGCTGAAGATGCAGAGCGTTGGGAacgaaagaagaaaaagaaaaatgcagaTCCTGGATTTTCAG ATTTTGCAGCTGCCCAGTTCCGGCAGTATCAAAGATTAGTGAAGCAGATTAAACCAGACATGGAGCAATATAAGAAGCAGAAGAATGATAC AGGAGAGGAATTCTATGCAACTGCAAATAGTCTTCTTCATGGTACGCATGTTCCTACCAAAGAAGGTGTGGACAGACTAGTGGCTGATGTCGATAAACA AATTGAGAAGCGTGCCAAGTACAGCAGACGCCGCCGTTACAACGATGATGCTGATATTGACTATATTAATGAGAGAAATGCCAACTTCAACAAGAAGGCAGAGCGCTTCTATGGAAAATATACTGCCGAGATCAAACAGAATTTGGAGAGAGGCACAGCTGTTTAA
- the syf2 gene encoding pre-mRNA-splicing factor syf2 isoform X3, protein MQTQLLDAPCTNAEGETSAAQKREERLKKFRDLHLKRNESRKLNHQAVAEEDRILKLPANWESKRARLEWELKVEEKKKECLEKGEDYERVKLLEIGAEDAERWERKKKKKNADPGFSDFAAAQFRQYQRLVKQIKPDMEQYKKQKNDTGEEFYATANSLLHGTHVPTKEGVDRLVADVDKQIEKRAKYSRRRRYNDDADIDYINERNANFNKKAERFYGKYTAEIKQNLERGTAV, encoded by the exons ATGCAG ACACAGTTGCTGGATGCCCCTTGTACCAATGCAGAGGGTGAGACCTCAGCTGCACAGAAACGGGAAGAAAGACTGAAGAAGTTCCGTGATCTCCATCTTAAACGA AATGAATCTCGGAAATTGAATCACCAGGCAGTGGCAGAAGAGGACAGAATTTTGAAGCTACCAGCTAACTGGGAGTCCAAAAGAGCACGATTAGAATGGGAGCTGaaggtggaagagaaaaaaaag GAGTGTCTAGAAAAGGGAGAAGATTATGAACGAGTTAAGCTGTTAGAAATTGGTGCTGAAGATGCAGAGCGTTGGGAacgaaagaagaaaaagaaaaatgcagaTCCTGGATTTTCAG ATTTTGCAGCTGCCCAGTTCCGGCAGTATCAAAGATTAGTGAAGCAGATTAAACCAGACATGGAGCAATATAAGAAGCAGAAGAATGATAC AGGAGAGGAATTCTATGCAACTGCAAATAGTCTTCTTCATGGTACGCATGTTCCTACCAAAGAAGGTGTGGACAGACTAGTGGCTGATGTCGATAAACA AATTGAGAAGCGTGCCAAGTACAGCAGACGCCGCCGTTACAACGATGATGCTGATATTGACTATATTAATGAGAGAAATGCCAACTTCAACAAGAAGGCAGAGCGCTTCTATGGAAAATATACTGCCGAGATCAAACAGAATTTGGAGAGAGGCACAGCTGTTTAA
- the syf2 gene encoding pre-mRNA-splicing factor syf2 isoform X1 → MNAFGGQLCIKKNAGEEFGRVLNALTQLLDAPCTNAEGETSAAQKREERLKKFRDLHLKRNESRKLNHQAVAEEDRILKLPANWESKRARLEWELKVEEKKKECLEKGEDYERVKLLEIGAEDAERWERKKKKKNADPGFSDFAAAQFRQYQRLVKQIKPDMEQYKKQKNDTGEEFYATANSLLHGTHVPTKEGVDRLVADVDKQIEKRAKYSRRRRYNDDADIDYINERNANFNKKAERFYGKYTAEIKQNLERGTAV, encoded by the exons ATGAACGCTTTTGGAGGCCAGTTGTGCATAAAGAAAAATGCAGGTGAAGAATTTGGCAGAGTtttaaatgctttg ACACAGTTGCTGGATGCCCCTTGTACCAATGCAGAGGGTGAGACCTCAGCTGCACAGAAACGGGAAGAAAGACTGAAGAAGTTCCGTGATCTCCATCTTAAACGA AATGAATCTCGGAAATTGAATCACCAGGCAGTGGCAGAAGAGGACAGAATTTTGAAGCTACCAGCTAACTGGGAGTCCAAAAGAGCACGATTAGAATGGGAGCTGaaggtggaagagaaaaaaaag GAGTGTCTAGAAAAGGGAGAAGATTATGAACGAGTTAAGCTGTTAGAAATTGGTGCTGAAGATGCAGAGCGTTGGGAacgaaagaagaaaaagaaaaatgcagaTCCTGGATTTTCAG ATTTTGCAGCTGCCCAGTTCCGGCAGTATCAAAGATTAGTGAAGCAGATTAAACCAGACATGGAGCAATATAAGAAGCAGAAGAATGATAC AGGAGAGGAATTCTATGCAACTGCAAATAGTCTTCTTCATGGTACGCATGTTCCTACCAAAGAAGGTGTGGACAGACTAGTGGCTGATGTCGATAAACA AATTGAGAAGCGTGCCAAGTACAGCAGACGCCGCCGTTACAACGATGATGCTGATATTGACTATATTAATGAGAGAAATGCCAACTTCAACAAGAAGGCAGAGCGCTTCTATGGAAAATATACTGCCGAGATCAAACAGAATTTGGAGAGAGGCACAGCTGTTTAA